The Megalobrama amblycephala isolate DHTTF-2021 linkage group LG13, ASM1881202v1, whole genome shotgun sequence genome contains a region encoding:
- the gdf6a gene encoding growth/differentiation factor 6-A, whose translation MDALRAVAFYTLFIFLWSLPCCQSAALLSQKRSKGARSAYDGQRSPKFLKEIFASSPGASRRDDLKDPVVPHDYMISIYRTYSAAEKLGLNASFFRSSKSANTITSFVDRGKDDLTLSPLRRQTYLFDVSTLSDKEELVGAELRIFRKAPGDVQPSPSGVYNIHLLSCRSERPLASRSLDLQDSRKAEWEVLDVWGIFKNRHQGNQLCLQLKVTHGKSDTEIDLKQLGFHRHGRTQQEKAILVVYTRSRKRENLFNEMKEKIKSRGDHEEEEEEESALQFKARRRRRTALNNRHGKRHGKKSKSRCSKKALHVNFKELGWDDWIIAPLDYEAYHCEGVCDFPLRSHLEPTNHAIIQTLMNSMDPNSTPPSCCVPTKLSPISILYIDSGNNVVYKQYEDMVVEQCGCR comes from the exons ATGGATGCCTTGAGAGCAGTCGCCTTTTACACGCTCTTCATTTTCCTTTGGAGTTTACCTTGTTGCCAGTCAGCTGCGCTTCTATCGCAGAAAAGGAGCAAGGGTGCCAGGAGCGCGTATGATGGACAAAGGTCACCCAAATTTCTTAAAGAGATTTTCGCATCCTCCCCGGGCGCGAGTCGTCGGGATGATTTAAAGGACCCGGTTGTGCCCCACGATTACATGATCTCTATTTACAGGACTTACTCCGCCGCTGAAAAACTGGGGCTCAATGCAAGTTTTTTCCGCTCTTCAAAGTCTGCAAATACCATAACGAGTTTTGTAGACAGGGGAAAAG ACGATCTCACGCTCTCTCCTTTGCGAAGACAAACGTATCTGTTTGATGTCTCAACCCTCTCAGACAAAGAGGAGCTGGTCGGTGCTGAATTAAGGATATTTCGCAAAGCGCCCGGGGATGTCCAACCGTCCCCATCAGGCGTCTACAACATTCATTTACTCTCGTGTCGATCAGAGAGGCCACTGGCTTCCAGATCCCTTGATCTTCAGGATTCCCGAAAAGCAGAATGGGAGGTTCTGGACGTTTGGGGGATTTTTAAAAACAGGCATCAAGGGAATCAGCTTTGTCTCCAGCTCAAGGTTACGCATGGCAAATCTGACACTGAAATCGACCTAAAGCAACTCGGTTTCCACCGGCACGGCCGAACGCAGCAAGAAAAGGCCATTTTGGTGGTCTACACGCGGTCTAGGAAGAGAGAAAACTTGTTTAACGAGATGAAAGAGAAGATCAAGTCTCGCGGAGAccatgaggaggaggaggaggaagagagcGCGCTGCAGTTTAAAGCGCGGCGCAGGCGGAGAACTGCGCTCAATAATCGCCACGGGAAAAGGCATGGAAAAAAGTCCAAATCGAGATGCAGCAAAAAGGCACTGCATGTTAATTTCAAAGAGCTGGGATGGGACGACTGGATCATCGCTCCCTTGGATTACGAAGCCTACCACTGCGAGGGCGTGTGCGACTTCCCATTGAGGTCGCACCTGGAGCCGACCAACCACGCCATCATTCAGACGCTCATGAACTCCATGGACCCCAACAGCACGCCGCCGAGCTGTTGCGTCCCTACAAAACTCAGTCCCATCAGTATACTATACATAGACTCCGGCAACAACGTCGTGTACAAACAGTACGAGGACATGGTTGTCGAACAGTGTGGCTGTAGGTAG